The following proteins are co-located in the Dehalococcoides mccartyi 195 genome:
- a CDS encoding MarR family winged helix-turn-helix transcriptional regulator, producing the protein MEFSEFYKWDPNDAAGLLLMRTRRAMYKELERAYYKIGISPEQAGVFDQVATHGKATINDITHRLLREPHTILGLINRMESNGLIYKEKDADNHSMITISLTEKGYGVCRQMLEIRESLIKPTTVLTDDEREQLEKLLTKILDATMKRLNKKTKTI; encoded by the coding sequence ATGGAATTCAGCGAATTTTACAAATGGGATCCTAATGATGCAGCTGGCCTGTTGCTAATGCGAACCCGCAGGGCCATGTATAAAGAACTTGAAAGAGCATATTACAAAATTGGTATTTCTCCCGAGCAGGCAGGCGTTTTTGACCAGGTAGCTACCCACGGCAAAGCAACCATAAATGATATTACCCATCGTCTTCTGCGCGAACCCCACACAATACTGGGGCTTATCAACAGAATGGAATCTAACGGATTAATCTATAAAGAAAAAGATGCTGATAACCACAGTATGATAACTATATCTCTAACAGAAAAAGGTTATGGTGTTTGCCGCCAGATGCTGGAAATACGTGAAAGTCTGATTAAACCTACAACTGTGCTCACCGATGATGAAAGAGAGCAATTGGAAAAACTACTCACCAAAATATTAGATGCCACCATGAAGCGCCTCAATAAAAAAACTAAAACAATCTGA